In Aeromicrobium marinum DSM 15272, one genomic interval encodes:
- a CDS encoding maleylpyruvate isomerase family mycothiol-dependent enzyme: MSMLRTHVDAWADTMTSVLDLAPTLGADDLSAPTDCPGWTVQDVLAHLAHLESVLAGIEADTRPDVDGGSTLASDYTEAGVLARRGRPASQVVDELRAAVEARTAALSDLPDDASAPAPLTPGGVSWTWDTLLRNRVIDAWTHEQDIRRAVGRSGGLDRAAAVVTLQSLAAAMPFVVGKKVGAPMGTTVRWQVTGPVELELGVTVGEDGRARRDDAVASATTTITLDSETFCVLAAGRRGAESVPVEIDGDVDLGRRVVAAMTVTF, translated from the coding sequence ATGAGCATGCTGCGCACGCACGTCGACGCGTGGGCCGACACGATGACCTCGGTCCTCGACCTGGCCCCGACCCTCGGTGCGGACGACCTGTCCGCCCCCACGGACTGTCCCGGGTGGACGGTCCAGGACGTGCTGGCCCACCTGGCTCATCTCGAGAGCGTGCTGGCCGGGATCGAGGCCGACACGCGGCCCGACGTCGACGGTGGATCCACGCTGGCCTCCGACTACACCGAGGCCGGTGTGCTCGCCCGTCGGGGCCGTCCCGCCTCGCAGGTCGTGGACGAGCTGCGCGCGGCCGTCGAGGCACGGACGGCGGCCCTGTCGGACCTGCCCGACGACGCCTCCGCCCCCGCGCCCCTCACCCCGGGCGGCGTCTCCTGGACGTGGGACACGCTGCTGCGCAACCGGGTCATCGATGCCTGGACGCACGAGCAGGACATCCGCCGGGCGGTCGGGCGGTCCGGCGGTCTCGACCGTGCGGCCGCCGTCGTGACCCTGCAGTCGCTCGCCGCCGCCATGCCGTTCGTGGTCGGCAAGAAGGTCGGAGCCCCGATGGGGACGACGGTCCGCTGGCAGGTCACCGGACCGGTCGAGCTGGAGCTCGGCGTCACCGTCGGCGAGGACGGACGCGCCCGCCGCGACGACGCTGTGGCGTCCGCCACGACCACGATCACGTTGGACAGCGAGACGTTCTGCGTCCTCGCCGCCGGTCGCCGAGGGGCCGAGTCCGTCCCGGTCGAGATCGACGGCGACGTCGACCTCGGCCGACGGGTCGTCGCGGCCATGACCGTCACGTTCTGA
- a CDS encoding HAD family hydrolase, with protein sequence MIGFDLDMTLIDSRPGVGAAYEALSAETGTWIDVDLVVSRLGPPVEHELAHWFPAEDVPALADRYRALYPAVAPQRVEVLPGAHEALAAARSRGRVVVVTAKNRANAVLHVEHLGLQVDEVVGDVWRDGKADVLRRGAAEVYVGDHVHDMEAAVSSGTTGVGVSTGPCSSSDLFGAGAHHVLASLVELPDWLRGRPT encoded by the coding sequence GTGATCGGGTTCGACCTGGACATGACGCTGATCGACTCCCGCCCGGGGGTCGGAGCGGCCTACGAGGCCCTGTCCGCCGAGACGGGCACCTGGATCGACGTCGACCTGGTCGTGTCGCGGCTGGGACCGCCCGTCGAGCACGAGCTGGCCCACTGGTTCCCCGCCGAGGACGTGCCGGCCCTGGCCGACCGCTACCGCGCGCTCTACCCGGCCGTCGCTCCGCAGCGGGTCGAGGTCCTTCCCGGGGCGCACGAGGCACTGGCGGCGGCGCGCTCGCGGGGGCGGGTGGTGGTCGTCACCGCCAAGAACCGGGCCAACGCGGTCCTGCACGTCGAGCACCTCGGCCTGCAGGTCGACGAGGTCGTCGGCGACGTGTGGCGCGACGGCAAGGCCGACGTGCTGCGCCGCGGAGCGGCCGAGGTCTACGTCGGCGACCACGTGCACGACATGGAGGCCGCGGTGTCGTCGGGCACCACCGGCGTCGGGGTCAGCACGGGCCCGTGCTCCTCGAGCGACCTGTTCGGGGCCGGCGCGCACCACGTGCTCGCCTCGCTGGTCGAGCTGCCCGACTGGCTCCGCGGCCGCCCGACCTGA
- a CDS encoding phage holin family protein — MSTQDEITDDPTIGRLVADATRDLSALVQAQIELAKAELRFSVKAGLLGTALFLVAGFIGLLVIILLSIAAAFFLTMTGLHPAWCFLIVSGAYVLLAALLVLVGVNRVKKIRAPEQSIETAKQIPAALKGQHSAS, encoded by the coding sequence ATGAGCACGCAGGACGAGATCACGGACGACCCCACCATCGGTCGCCTCGTCGCCGACGCGACGCGGGACCTCTCGGCGCTGGTGCAGGCGCAGATCGAGCTGGCCAAGGCCGAGCTGAGGTTCAGCGTCAAGGCCGGCCTGCTGGGCACCGCCCTGTTCCTCGTGGCCGGGTTCATCGGCCTGCTCGTCATCATCCTGCTGTCGATCGCGGCCGCGTTCTTCCTCACCATGACCGGGCTGCACCCGGCGTGGTGCTTCCTCATCGTCTCGGGTGCCTACGTGCTGCTCGCGGCGCTGCTGGTGCTCGTGGGCGTCAACCGGGTCAAGAAGATCCGCGCGCCCGAGCAGAGCATCGAGACCGCCAAGCAGATCCCGGCCGCCCTGAAGGGTCAGCACTCCGCCTCGTGA
- a CDS encoding DoxX family protein, which translates to MDEIFLIGRLMFCFLIVMSGVGHLMATDAMAGYAEMRGVSNAKLMTQVSGVALLAGGLSVALGIFGDLGALGLAILLVIMAVTMHAFWKETDAMNKQMEMVAFNKDIALAGGALVMFSILSSDFAPYTLVDPFINW; encoded by the coding sequence ATGGATGAAATCTTTCTGATCGGCCGGCTGATGTTCTGCTTCCTGATCGTCATGTCCGGAGTCGGGCACCTGATGGCGACCGACGCGATGGCGGGCTACGCCGAGATGCGAGGCGTCTCGAACGCGAAGCTGATGACCCAGGTCAGCGGTGTCGCGCTGCTGGCGGGCGGCCTCTCGGTCGCCCTCGGCATCTTCGGTGACCTCGGGGCGCTGGGTCTGGCGATCCTCCTGGTCATCATGGCCGTGACGATGCACGCCTTCTGGAAGGAGACCGACGCCATGAACAAGCAGATGGAGATGGTCGCCTTCAACAAGGACATCGCACTGGCCGGTGGAGCGCTCGTGATGTTCTCGATCCTGTCGAGCGACTTCGCGCCGTACACGCTGGTGGATCCCTTCATCAACTGGTGA
- a CDS encoding GNAT family N-acetyltransferase — protein MTATVPDTTIREIEPDDFDTIIDLNQNALEGVGPLDEQKLAHLVDQADQALVLDDGGDIAGFVITLPPGADYESSRYEWFEKRFEEYVYLDRIVVAETHRRQGVASQLYDEIETETPVALEVYDTNDVSLAFHRSRGYEPVGELDHAGKTNLMLVKES, from the coding sequence ATGACTGCCACCGTCCCCGACACGACCATCCGCGAGATCGAGCCCGATGACTTCGACACCATCATCGACCTCAACCAGAACGCCCTCGAGGGCGTCGGTCCGCTCGACGAGCAGAAGCTGGCCCACCTCGTCGACCAGGCCGACCAGGCCCTCGTGCTCGACGACGGCGGCGACATCGCCGGTTTCGTGATCACCCTGCCCCCGGGTGCCGACTACGAGTCCAGCCGCTACGAGTGGTTCGAGAAGCGCTTCGAGGAGTACGTGTACCTCGACCGCATCGTCGTCGCCGAGACCCACCGCCGTCAGGGCGTCGCCTCCCAGCTGTACGACGAGATCGAGACCGAGACGCCCGTCGCGCTGGAGGTCTACGACACGAACGACGTCTCGCTGGCCTTCCACCGCAGCCGCGGGTACGAGCCGGTCGGCGAGCTCGACCACGCCGGCAAGACCAACCTGATGCTGGTCAAGGAGTCCTGA
- the acs gene encoding acetate--CoA ligase — MQGTSPEPGAPVTEHGISNLSHEDRIFSPPAEIAAHANLTAEAYDRAAEDRLGFWGAAAERLDWATPFTEVLDWSDPPFAKWFVGGKLNVAYNCVDRHVENGHGDKVAFHFVGEPGDTRTITYSDLKDEVSRAANAFTELGVEAGDRIAIYLPMIPEAVIAMLASARLGAIHIVVFGGFSSDALATRIEDCGAKLVVTADGGYRRGAPSALKPAVDEALVKIDNASSAIVENVLVVRRTGQEVAFDSDIDLWWHEVVDESSADHTPEAFDAEQPLYVMYTSGTTGKPKGILHTSGGYLTQAAYTFWGTFDLKDDDVYWCTADVGWVTGHSYIVYGPTAAGATQVLYEGTPDTPHKGRWWEIVAEYGVTKFYTAPTAVRTFMKWGDEIPAEHDLSSLRILGSVGESINPEAYVWYRENIGGGTAPIVDTWWQTETGAHMITPLPGVTDAKPGSAMTAFPGISVEVVDDAGTPVGNGEGGYLVVTEPWPSMLRTIWGDDQRYRDTYWSRWPGYYFAGDGAKKDDDGAIWLLGRVDDVMNISGHRLSTTEIESALVSHPSVAEAAVVGADDETTGQAVVAFVILRESAGDGGADIVADLRNHVAKEIGPIAKPRSVMVVPELPKTRSGKIMRRLLRDVAENREVGDATTLADSSVMDLISSGMRSTSTDD; from the coding sequence ATGCAAGGGACGTCCCCCGAACCAGGAGCACCTGTGACCGAGCACGGCATCAGCAACCTGTCCCACGAGGACCGCATCTTCTCGCCCCCCGCCGAGATCGCGGCGCACGCGAACCTCACGGCCGAGGCGTACGACCGCGCCGCCGAGGACCGGTTGGGGTTCTGGGGAGCCGCCGCCGAACGGCTGGACTGGGCGACGCCGTTCACCGAGGTGCTCGACTGGTCCGACCCGCCGTTCGCGAAGTGGTTCGTCGGGGGCAAGCTCAACGTGGCGTACAACTGCGTCGACCGCCACGTCGAGAACGGCCACGGCGACAAGGTCGCGTTCCACTTCGTCGGCGAGCCGGGCGACACCCGCACGATCACCTACAGCGACCTCAAGGACGAGGTCAGCCGGGCGGCCAACGCCTTCACCGAGCTCGGGGTGGAGGCCGGCGACCGGATCGCCATCTACCTGCCGATGATCCCCGAGGCCGTCATCGCGATGCTCGCCTCGGCCCGCCTGGGGGCGATCCACATCGTCGTGTTCGGAGGGTTCTCCTCCGACGCCCTGGCCACGCGGATCGAGGACTGCGGCGCGAAGCTCGTCGTGACCGCCGACGGCGGCTACCGCCGGGGGGCACCGAGCGCCCTCAAACCGGCCGTCGACGAGGCCCTGGTCAAGATCGACAACGCCAGCTCCGCGATCGTCGAGAACGTGCTGGTGGTCCGCCGCACGGGTCAGGAGGTCGCGTTCGACAGCGACATCGACCTGTGGTGGCACGAGGTCGTCGACGAGTCCTCGGCCGACCACACGCCCGAGGCCTTCGACGCCGAGCAGCCGCTCTACGTCATGTACACGTCCGGCACGACGGGCAAGCCCAAGGGCATCCTGCACACCTCGGGCGGCTACCTGACGCAGGCCGCCTACACCTTCTGGGGCACGTTCGACCTCAAGGACGACGACGTGTACTGGTGCACCGCCGACGTCGGCTGGGTCACCGGACACTCCTACATCGTCTACGGCCCGACCGCCGCCGGCGCCACCCAGGTGCTGTACGAGGGCACCCCCGACACCCCGCACAAGGGCCGCTGGTGGGAGATCGTGGCCGAGTACGGCGTCACGAAGTTCTACACCGCCCCCACCGCGGTGCGGACGTTCATGAAGTGGGGCGACGAGATCCCCGCCGAGCACGACCTGTCGAGCCTGCGGATCCTCGGTTCGGTCGGCGAGTCGATCAACCCCGAGGCCTACGTCTGGTACCGCGAGAACATCGGCGGCGGCACCGCGCCGATCGTCGACACGTGGTGGCAGACCGAGACCGGCGCCCACATGATCACCCCGCTGCCCGGTGTCACCGACGCCAAGCCCGGCTCCGCCATGACCGCGTTCCCCGGCATCAGCGTCGAGGTCGTCGACGACGCCGGCACGCCGGTCGGCAACGGCGAGGGCGGCTACCTCGTGGTCACCGAACCCTGGCCGTCGATGCTGCGCACCATCTGGGGCGACGACCAGCGCTACCGCGACACCTACTGGTCGCGCTGGCCCGGCTACTACTTCGCCGGCGACGGCGCCAAGAAGGACGACGACGGCGCCATCTGGCTGCTCGGCCGGGTCGACGACGTCATGAACATCTCCGGCCACCGCCTCTCGACCACGGAGATCGAGTCCGCCCTGGTCTCGCACCCGTCGGTCGCCGAGGCCGCGGTGGTCGGGGCCGACGACGAGACGACCGGCCAGGCCGTGGTCGCCTTCGTGATCCTGCGCGAGTCGGCGGGCGACGGCGGGGCCGACATCGTGGCCGACCTGCGCAACCACGTCGCGAAGGAGATCGGGCCGATCGCCAAGCCGCGCTCGGTCATGGTCGTGCCCGAGCTGCCCAAGACCCGCTCCGGCAAGATCATGCGCCGGCTCCTGCGCGACGTCGCGGAGAACCGCGAGGTCGGCGACGCCACGACCCTGGCCGACTCCTCGGTCATGGACCTCATCTCCTCGGGCATGCGGTCCACCTCGACCGACGACTGA
- a CDS encoding oxidoreductase: MAWTTDDIGDLTGRRALITGVTGGLGRHTARELGRHGADLVVTARDTAKADETLSWLAKESPGTSVDVVELDLADLTASKRSAQGVVDAYDRIDLLINNAGIMIPPERRTVDGFELQIATNHLGHFAWTAVLWPLLVASSARLVQVSSMAHTTVGSLDLDSLTPEGSKRPYRRWRSYGESKLANLLFALELDRRATAAGVDVVSVAAHPGYAATNLTRTGVGVGGGGPIGFGMHQVTKVIGQSARAGAWPLLMAASDPTLTGGEYIGPKGFRQMRGRPHRVGMTSAARDPELARDVWSASERAVGLDFTV, from the coding sequence ATGGCATGGACGACGGACGACATCGGCGACCTCACGGGCCGTCGCGCCCTCATCACCGGAGTGACGGGGGGACTGGGGCGCCACACCGCCCGCGAGCTCGGCCGGCACGGCGCGGATCTGGTCGTGACCGCCCGCGACACCGCCAAGGCCGACGAGACACTGAGCTGGCTCGCGAAGGAGTCGCCCGGCACCAGCGTCGACGTCGTCGAGCTCGACCTCGCCGACCTCACGGCGTCGAAGCGGTCGGCGCAGGGTGTGGTCGACGCCTACGACCGGATCGACCTGCTCATCAACAACGCCGGCATCATGATCCCGCCGGAGCGCCGCACGGTCGACGGGTTCGAGCTGCAGATCGCCACCAACCACCTCGGACACTTCGCGTGGACGGCCGTGCTGTGGCCGCTGCTGGTGGCGTCGTCGGCACGGCTGGTGCAGGTGTCGTCGATGGCGCACACCACGGTCGGCTCCCTGGACCTCGACAGCCTGACCCCCGAGGGATCCAAGCGCCCCTACCGGCGCTGGCGGTCGTACGGCGAGTCCAAGCTGGCCAACCTGCTGTTCGCGCTCGAGCTCGACCGTCGGGCGACGGCGGCCGGGGTCGACGTGGTCAGCGTGGCGGCCCACCCCGGGTACGCGGCGACCAACCTCACCCGGACCGGCGTCGGCGTGGGGGGTGGCGGCCCGATCGGGTTCGGCATGCACCAGGTCACCAAGGTCATCGGACAGTCCGCCAGGGCCGGCGCCTGGCCGCTGCTGATGGCGGCCAGCGACCCGACCCTGACCGGCGGGGAGTACATCGGTCCGAAGGGGTTCCGTCAGATGCGCGGACGGCCCCACCGGGTCGGCATGACCAGCGCCGCGCGGGACCCCGAGCTGGCCCGCGACGTGTGGTCCGCCTCCGAACGCGCGGTCGGGCTCGACTTCACCGTCTGA
- a CDS encoding acyl-CoA dehydrogenase, translating to MSHYKSNLRDVEFNLFELFGRQDILGTGPFEEVDTDTAKSILSEIDRLSRDDLAASFDDADRNPPVYDPAEKTVTMNPAFAASYKAWMDAEWWRLQVPEELGGQVAPASLIWGGAEFVLGANPAIWMYAAGPAFARIVFENGIERDRTIAGHMIEKQWGATMVLTEPDAGSDVGAGRTKAFPNEDGSWNIEGVKRFITSAEHDMSENIMHLVLARPVGVEGVGGPGTKGLSLFLVPKIHFDHETGELTGERNGAYVTNVEKKMGIKVSTTCEVTFGDTNLGGPARGWLLGEVHDGINQMFRVIENARMFVGAKAIATLSTGYLNALEFAKERVQGADLTQAADKTAPRVTITHHPDVRRSLLTQKAFAEGLRSLMLYTATWQDDVMIKTAAGEDASLSEAINDLLLPLVKGYGSERSWVLLGTESLQTFGGSGFLQDYPVEQYVRDAKIDTLYEGTTAIQGQDLFFRKIVKDKGQAIGFVSGEIEKFIAAESGNGRLKVERDLLAKGLEDTQAILGAVFGDLMASNPADEAGDIQNIYKVGLNTTRLVYVLGDLVVSWLLLRGAEVALEKLGGELPASEKAFYEGKVAAASFFARNVLPGLTAQRVMAESVDASIMELDEAAF from the coding sequence ATGAGCCACTACAAGAGCAACCTGCGCGACGTCGAGTTCAACCTCTTCGAGCTGTTCGGTCGCCAGGATATCCTCGGCACCGGCCCGTTCGAGGAGGTCGACACCGACACCGCGAAGAGCATCCTGTCCGAGATCGACCGGTTGTCCCGCGACGACCTGGCCGCCTCCTTCGACGACGCCGACCGCAACCCGCCGGTCTACGACCCGGCCGAGAAGACCGTCACCATGAACCCGGCCTTCGCCGCCTCGTACAAGGCGTGGATGGACGCGGAGTGGTGGCGCCTGCAGGTCCCCGAGGAGCTCGGTGGTCAGGTGGCCCCCGCCTCGCTGATCTGGGGTGGCGCGGAGTTCGTGCTCGGCGCGAACCCGGCGATCTGGATGTACGCCGCCGGCCCCGCCTTCGCCCGGATCGTCTTCGAGAACGGCATCGAGCGTGACCGCACGATCGCCGGCCACATGATCGAGAAGCAGTGGGGCGCCACCATGGTGCTGACCGAGCCGGACGCCGGCTCCGACGTCGGCGCCGGCCGCACCAAGGCCTTCCCCAACGAGGACGGCTCCTGGAACATCGAGGGCGTCAAACGGTTCATCACGTCGGCCGAGCACGACATGAGCGAGAACATCATGCACCTCGTGCTGGCCCGCCCGGTCGGCGTCGAGGGTGTCGGCGGACCCGGCACCAAGGGGCTCAGCCTGTTCCTCGTGCCCAAGATCCACTTCGACCACGAGACCGGCGAGCTCACCGGCGAGCGCAACGGCGCCTACGTGACCAACGTCGAGAAGAAGATGGGCATCAAGGTCTCCACGACCTGCGAGGTCACCTTCGGCGACACCAACCTCGGCGGTCCCGCCCGGGGCTGGCTCCTCGGCGAGGTCCACGACGGCATCAACCAGATGTTCCGCGTCATCGAGAACGCCCGCATGTTCGTGGGCGCCAAGGCCATCGCGACCCTGTCGACCGGCTACCTCAACGCGCTGGAGTTCGCCAAGGAGCGCGTGCAGGGCGCCGACCTGACGCAGGCCGCCGACAAGACCGCGCCGCGCGTCACGATCACCCACCACCCCGACGTGCGCCGCTCCCTGCTCACGCAGAAGGCGTTCGCCGAGGGCCTGCGCTCGCTGATGCTCTACACCGCCACCTGGCAGGACGACGTCATGATCAAGACGGCGGCCGGCGAGGACGCCTCGCTGTCCGAGGCGATCAACGACCTGCTCCTGCCGCTGGTCAAGGGCTACGGCTCCGAGCGTTCGTGGGTCCTGCTGGGCACCGAGTCGCTGCAGACCTTCGGCGGCTCGGGCTTCCTGCAGGACTACCCGGTCGAGCAGTACGTGCGCGACGCGAAGATCGACACGCTGTACGAGGGCACCACCGCGATCCAGGGCCAGGACCTGTTCTTCCGCAAGATCGTCAAGGACAAGGGCCAGGCCATCGGCTTCGTCTCCGGCGAGATCGAGAAGTTCATCGCGGCCGAGTCCGGGAACGGCCGCCTCAAGGTCGAGCGCGACCTGCTCGCCAAGGGCCTGGAGGACACGCAGGCCATCCTGGGTGCCGTCTTCGGCGACCTGATGGCGTCGAACCCGGCCGACGAGGCCGGCGACATCCAGAACATCTACAAGGTCGGGCTCAACACGACCCGCCTGGTGTACGTGCTCGGCGACCTGGTCGTCTCGTGGCTGCTGCTCCGCGGCGCCGAGGTGGCGCTCGAGAAGCTCGGTGGCGAGCTGCCGGCGTCGGAGAAGGCCTTCTACGAGGGCAAGGTCGCGGCGGCGTCGTTCTTCGCCCGCAACGTGCTGCCGGGTCTGACCGCCCAGCGCGTCATGGCCGAGAGCGTCGACGCGTCGATCATGGAGCTGGACGAAGCCGCGTTCTGA
- a CDS encoding cation acetate symporter → MSSSYDIVAIVLVTVATLGIGALGMRLSRTTSDFYVASRSVSPRLNGSAIGGEYLSAASFLGVAGLVLVAGADMLWYPIGWTTGYLFLLVFVSAPLRRSGAYTIPDFAQLRLRSPTVRRAAGLLVVAIGWLYLMPQFQGAGLTVSAVTDAPGWVGTVLVAAIVVVNVMSGGMRSITFVQAFQYWLKLTCLLVPLFFLWLAWRSDGAPSPVVDADWLLPQNGGTPIDLYVTYSVIVATFLGTMGLPHVVVRFYTNPDGAAARRTTVIVLGLLMLFYLLPTAYGVLGRIYASDLIGTGQADTVVLALPGRMLGSGADLLTALLTAGAFAAFLSTSSGLTMSIAGVVGQTISARRMFGGRLTGIPALRVAAAITVTVPLALALAAERIPVANSVTFAFALAASTFCPLLVLGIWWRGLTAPGALAGLVGGGLAATLAPVLTITTDPEGWVGALLGQPAAWSVPLGFGLMIGVSLLTRSRVPDDVNRTMIRLHLPENVQLRRP, encoded by the coding sequence GTGAGCAGCTCCTACGACATCGTCGCGATCGTCCTGGTCACCGTCGCCACCCTGGGCATCGGCGCCCTCGGGATGCGACTGAGCCGCACCACCAGCGACTTCTACGTCGCCTCACGCTCGGTGAGTCCGCGACTCAACGGATCGGCGATCGGCGGCGAGTACCTGTCGGCGGCGTCCTTCCTCGGCGTGGCGGGACTCGTGCTGGTGGCCGGCGCCGACATGCTCTGGTACCCGATCGGGTGGACCACCGGGTACCTGTTCCTGCTGGTGTTCGTCTCGGCGCCGCTGCGACGTTCCGGCGCGTACACGATCCCCGACTTCGCCCAGCTGCGGCTGCGGTCGCCGACCGTCCGCCGCGCGGCCGGCCTGCTCGTCGTGGCGATCGGATGGCTGTACCTGATGCCGCAGTTCCAAGGCGCAGGACTGACCGTCAGCGCCGTCACCGACGCTCCCGGGTGGGTCGGCACCGTCCTGGTCGCGGCCATCGTGGTGGTCAACGTCATGTCGGGAGGCATGCGGTCGATCACGTTCGTGCAGGCGTTCCAGTACTGGTTGAAGCTCACCTGCCTGCTCGTGCCGCTGTTCTTCCTCTGGTTGGCCTGGCGGTCCGACGGCGCCCCGTCGCCCGTGGTCGACGCCGACTGGCTGCTGCCGCAGAACGGCGGCACACCGATCGACCTCTACGTCACCTACTCGGTGATCGTGGCGACCTTCCTCGGCACCATGGGGCTGCCGCACGTGGTCGTGCGGTTCTACACCAACCCCGACGGGGCGGCCGCCCGCCGTACGACGGTCATCGTGCTCGGCCTCCTGATGTTGTTCTACCTGCTGCCCACCGCGTACGGCGTGCTCGGCCGGATCTACGCGAGCGACCTGATCGGGACCGGTCAGGCCGACACCGTCGTGCTGGCGCTGCCCGGCCGGATGCTGGGGTCGGGCGCGGACCTGCTGACCGCCCTGCTCACCGCCGGGGCCTTCGCGGCCTTCCTGTCGACGTCCTCCGGGCTGACGATGTCGATCGCCGGGGTCGTCGGCCAGACCATCTCGGCACGGCGGATGTTCGGCGGCCGGCTCACGGGCATCCCCGCCCTGCGGGTCGCCGCGGCGATCACCGTCACGGTGCCCCTGGCCCTGGCGCTGGCCGCCGAACGCATCCCCGTCGCGAACTCGGTCACCTTCGCGTTCGCGCTGGCCGCGTCCACGTTCTGCCCGCTGCTGGTGCTCGGCATCTGGTGGCGCGGCCTCACCGCCCCCGGCGCGCTGGCCGGCCTCGTCGGTGGCGGGTTGGCCGCCACACTGGCCCCCGTCCTCACCATCACGACCGACCCCGAGGGCTGGGTCGGGGCGCTCCTCGGCCAGCCGGCCGCATGGTCGGTGCCGCTGGGCTTCGGTCTGATGATCGGCGTCTCCCTGCTCACCCGGAGCCGGGTCCCCGACGACGTCAACCGCACCATGATCCGCCTGCACCTGCCCGAGAACGTGCAGCTCCGGCGCCCCTGA
- a CDS encoding LytR/AlgR family response regulator transcription factor — MTPSLRALVVDDEQPVLDEIVWLLESDDRVSSVRSARSGTEALRVLEGGDVDLVFLDVAMPGLTGLDIARLLARFTDPPRIVFVTAHEAHAVEAFEMNAVDYLLKPVREDRLRESVRRACADVEAAPGSSDDRIAVELAGVTRFVSRATITDVEAQGDYVRLHTADGTSHLVRMPISHLADAWAEHGFVRVHRSHVVNLAHVREVRSQAGRSAVVVARGSVVVEIDVARRHTRELREHIRERA, encoded by the coding sequence ATGACCCCGTCGCTCCGAGCCCTGGTCGTCGACGACGAACAACCCGTCCTGGACGAGATCGTGTGGCTGCTGGAGTCCGACGACCGCGTCTCGTCGGTGCGGTCCGCGCGGTCCGGGACCGAGGCCCTCCGGGTGCTCGAGGGCGGCGACGTGGACCTGGTGTTCCTCGACGTGGCGATGCCGGGCCTCACCGGGCTGGACATCGCCCGGCTGCTCGCCCGCTTCACCGACCCGCCCCGCATCGTGTTCGTGACGGCCCACGAGGCGCACGCGGTCGAGGCCTTCGAGATGAACGCGGTCGACTACCTGCTCAAGCCGGTCCGGGAGGACCGACTGCGCGAGAGCGTCCGGCGCGCGTGCGCCGACGTCGAGGCCGCACCGGGGTCCTCCGACGACCGGATCGCCGTGGAGCTCGCCGGGGTGACCCGCTTCGTCAGCCGCGCCACGATCACCGACGTCGAGGCCCAGGGCGACTACGTGCGCCTGCACACCGCCGACGGCACGTCGCACCTCGTGCGGATGCCGATCAGCCACCTCGCCGACGCCTGGGCCGAGCACGGTTTCGTCCGGGTGCACCGCAGCCACGTGGTGAACCTGGCCCACGTCCGCGAGGTCCGTTCGCAGGCCGGTCGGTCGGCCGTCGTGGTCGCCCGCGGATCGGTCGTCGTCGAGATCGACGTGGCGCGCCGGCACACGCGCGAGCTGCGGGAGCACATCCGTGAGCGGGCCTGA